A stretch of the Flavobacterium sp. 5 genome encodes the following:
- the nusA gene encoding transcription termination factor NusA, protein MENLALIDSFSEFKDDKLIDRVTLMAILEDVFRNALKKKFGSDDNFDIIINPDKGDMEIWQRRVIVADDDLDLDHLEITLSEARQIEPDFEIGEEVSQEVKLKDLGRRAILALRQNLISKIHEHDNTNLYKQFKDIIGDIYTAEVHHVRPRVVILVDDDGNEIVLPKEKQIPSDFFRKGDNVRGIIESVELKGNKPQIIMSRTSDKFLEKLFEQEIPEVFDGLIMVKNVVRIPGEKAKVAVDSYDDRIDPVGACVGMKGSRIHGIVRELGNENIDVINYTSNIQLYITRALSPAKVSSIKINEETKRAEVFLKLEEVSKAIGRGGHNIRLAGQLTGYELDVIREGDVAGTTADDDDVELTEFSDEIEEWVIEEFAKIGLDTAKSILKQDVEDLVRRTDLEEETILDVMRILSEEFDS, encoded by the coding sequence ATGGAAAATTTAGCATTAATCGATTCATTTTCAGAGTTTAAAGACGATAAACTTATTGATCGTGTAACGCTTATGGCAATTTTGGAGGATGTATTTAGAAATGCATTGAAGAAAAAATTTGGATCAGATGATAATTTTGATATTATTATCAATCCGGATAAAGGTGATATGGAGATTTGGCAAAGAAGAGTTATTGTAGCTGATGATGATTTAGATTTGGATCATCTTGAAATTACTTTGTCAGAAGCGCGTCAAATTGAACCTGATTTTGAAATTGGCGAAGAAGTTTCTCAAGAAGTAAAATTGAAAGATTTAGGAAGAAGAGCGATTCTAGCTTTAAGACAAAATTTAATTTCAAAAATACACGAACACGATAATACCAATCTTTATAAACAATTTAAAGATATTATTGGTGATATCTATACTGCAGAAGTGCATCATGTGCGTCCAAGAGTTGTAATTTTGGTAGATGATGATGGTAATGAAATTGTTTTGCCAAAAGAAAAACAAATTCCTTCTGATTTTTTCCGAAAAGGGGATAATGTTAGAGGTATAATCGAAAGTGTTGAATTAAAAGGGAATAAACCTCAAATTATTATGTCTAGAACTTCTGATAAGTTCTTGGAAAAATTGTTTGAACAAGAAATTCCTGAAGTTTTTGACGGTTTGATTATGGTTAAAAATGTTGTAAGGATTCCAGGTGAAAAAGCCAAAGTAGCTGTAGATTCTTATGATGACCGTATAGATCCAGTAGGAGCTTGTGTGGGTATGAAAGGGTCTAGAATTCATGGAATTGTTCGTGAATTAGGAAATGAAAATATTGACGTAATAAATTATACTAGTAATATTCAGTTATATATTACTAGAGCATTAAGTCCTGCTAAAGTTTCTTCAATTAAAATTAATGAAGAAACCAAAAGAGCTGAAGTGTTTTTGAAATTAGAAGAAGTTTCTAAAGCAATCGGTAGGGGAGGTCATAATATACGTTTAGCGGGTCAATTGACAGGTTATGAGTTGGATGTAATTCGTGAAGGAGATGTTGCAGGTACAACGGCTGATGATGATGATGTTGAATTAACTGAGTTTTCAGACGAAATTGAAGAATGGGTTATTGAAGAATTTGCAAAAATTGGTTTAGATACTGCAAAAAGTATTTTGAAACAAGATGTAGAAGACTTGGTTAGAAGAACAGATCTAGAGGAGGAAACAATTTTAGATGTAATGAGAATATTAAGTGAAGAGTTTGATAGTTAA
- the infB gene encoding translation initiation factor IF-2: MSEERIIRINKVLRELNISLERAVDYLKDKGVAIESNPNTKISEQEFNILQSQFAGDKGNKEASKEVSEEKRKEKEALRIEREKEVEDKRKIEEDRLKQQEIIKAKAVLSGPVQVGKIDLNPKKPAPAPVVAEKVIAPTEVVSNEVPVSKEDVKKDAVEVVEKTELAAEKIIKETPVSPVNEVKDKTKFKETKNVEKPQPQVVVDKKVEDSTPETPVEESITTQYQKLSGATLTGQVIDLSQFNKPKKKKEDPKITPNKPGAPGAVGANNANKNKRKRIAPKPGAPRPPATPGVPGAPNPNKITPNTGGGGFNANRSARPGFVKGNRPAIVAKVEPTEEEVKNQIRETLEKLQGKGGKSKAAKYRRDKRDTHRQKSDDEQRALDEGSKTIKVTEFVTVGEIAIMMDVPITKVIGTCMSLGIMVTMNQRLDAETLTIVADEFGYEVEFITVDIEEAIEVVVDKEEDLVTRAPIVTVMGHVDHGKTSLLDYIRKENVIAGESGGITQHIGAYGVTLDNGQKIAFLDTPGHEAFTAMRARGAQVTDIAIIVVAADDDIMPQTKEAISHAQAAGVPIIFAINKIDKPNANVEKIKERLAGMNLLVEDWGGKIQSHDISAKVGTGVKDLLEKVLLEAEILDLKANPNKAAQGTVVEAFLDKGKGYVSTILVQHGTLKIGDYMLAGKHHGKIKAMHDERGNIVTIAGPSTPVSVLGLDGAPTAGDKFNIFEDEKEAKQIAAKRSQLMREQSVRTQRHITLDEIGRRIALGQFKELNIILKGDVDGSVEALSDSFSKLSTEEIQINIIHKGVGAITESDVMLASASDAIIIGFNVRPAGNARQLADKEEIDIRYYSIIYAAIDDLKDAMEGMLAPEMKEEVLGTAEIREIFKISKVGSIAGCMVMDGKIAKNAKIRIIRDGVVVFTGELLALKRFKDDVKEVAKGYDCGIQIKGYNDIEERDVIEAYHEVAIKKKLK; encoded by the coding sequence ATGTCTGAAGAGAGAATTATTAGAATAAACAAGGTTTTAAGGGAATTAAATATTTCGTTAGAAAGAGCTGTGGATTATCTAAAAGATAAAGGAGTTGCTATTGAGTCAAATCCAAACACAAAAATTTCTGAACAAGAATTTAATATCCTACAAAGTCAGTTTGCAGGCGACAAGGGGAATAAAGAAGCTTCTAAGGAGGTTAGTGAAGAGAAAAGGAAAGAAAAAGAAGCTTTACGTATAGAACGAGAAAAAGAAGTCGAAGACAAACGCAAAATAGAAGAGGATCGTTTAAAGCAGCAAGAAATTATTAAAGCTAAAGCTGTTTTATCAGGACCTGTTCAAGTTGGTAAAATTGATCTTAATCCGAAAAAGCCTGCTCCAGCTCCTGTTGTTGCTGAAAAAGTAATTGCTCCTACAGAGGTGGTTTCAAATGAAGTACCTGTTTCTAAAGAAGATGTAAAAAAAGATGCTGTTGAAGTAGTTGAAAAAACTGAATTGGCAGCTGAAAAAATTATAAAAGAGACTCCTGTTTCTCCAGTAAATGAGGTTAAAGACAAAACTAAATTTAAGGAAACTAAAAATGTCGAAAAACCGCAACCACAAGTTGTAGTTGATAAAAAAGTTGAAGATTCAACTCCTGAAACTCCGGTTGAGGAATCAATTACTACGCAATATCAAAAATTATCGGGAGCGACTTTAACTGGTCAAGTGATTGATTTATCTCAATTCAATAAGCCTAAAAAGAAAAAAGAAGATCCGAAAATTACGCCTAATAAGCCTGGCGCTCCTGGAGCAGTTGGTGCTAATAATGCGAATAAAAATAAGCGTAAAAGAATTGCTCCTAAGCCTGGAGCTCCTAGGCCTCCTGCGACGCCTGGTGTTCCTGGGGCGCCAAATCCAAATAAAATTACTCCAAATACTGGAGGAGGTGGTTTTAACGCTAATAGAAGTGCAAGACCTGGATTTGTAAAAGGAAATAGACCTGCAATTGTAGCTAAGGTTGAGCCAACAGAGGAAGAGGTTAAAAATCAAATACGTGAGACTTTAGAGAAACTACAAGGTAAAGGTGGTAAATCAAAAGCGGCGAAATATAGAAGAGATAAAAGAGATACGCACCGTCAAAAATCTGATGATGAGCAAAGAGCTTTGGACGAAGGAAGTAAAACAATTAAAGTTACTGAATTTGTTACTGTAGGCGAAATTGCAATAATGATGGATGTGCCAATTACAAAAGTGATTGGAACATGTATGTCTCTTGGGATTATGGTTACCATGAACCAACGTCTTGATGCTGAAACATTGACAATTGTTGCTGATGAATTTGGTTATGAGGTTGAGTTTATTACTGTTGATATCGAAGAAGCTATTGAGGTAGTTGTAGATAAAGAAGAAGATTTAGTTACTAGAGCGCCAATCGTTACAGTAATGGGACACGTCGATCACGGTAAAACATCTTTACTGGATTATATTCGTAAAGAAAATGTTATTGCTGGAGAGTCTGGTGGAATTACACAACATATTGGAGCTTACGGAGTAACATTAGATAATGGTCAAAAAATAGCTTTCCTTGATACTCCTGGTCACGAGGCGTTTACCGCAATGCGTGCTCGTGGAGCTCAAGTTACAGATATTGCTATTATTGTTGTTGCTGCGGATGATGATATCATGCCACAAACTAAAGAGGCGATTTCTCACGCACAAGCTGCTGGGGTGCCAATTATATTTGCAATCAACAAAATTGATAAGCCAAATGCTAACGTTGAGAAAATTAAAGAACGTTTAGCTGGTATGAACCTTTTAGTAGAAGATTGGGGTGGAAAAATTCAATCTCATGATATCTCTGCAAAAGTGGGTACTGGTGTAAAAGATTTGTTAGAAAAAGTATTATTAGAAGCTGAAATTTTAGATTTGAAAGCAAATCCAAATAAAGCTGCTCAGGGTACAGTAGTAGAAGCTTTCTTGGATAAAGGAAAAGGATATGTTTCTACAATATTAGTACAACATGGTACTCTTAAAATTGGAGATTATATGTTGGCTGGAAAACATCATGGTAAAATTAAAGCGATGCATGATGAAAGAGGGAATATTGTTACTATTGCTGGTCCTTCAACTCCAGTTTCAGTTTTAGGTCTTGATGGTGCGCCTACTGCGGGTGATAAGTTCAATATTTTTGAAGACGAAAAAGAAGCAAAACAAATTGCTGCTAAACGTTCTCAATTAATGCGTGAACAATCAGTTCGTACACAACGACACATTACATTAGATGAAATTGGACGTAGAATTGCATTAGGCCAATTTAAAGAATTGAACATTATCCTTAAAGGTGATGTGGATGGTTCTGTTGAAGCCTTATCTGATTCGTTCTCTAAATTGTCAACTGAAGAAATTCAAATTAATATTATCCATAAAGGAGTTGGAGCTATTACAGAATCTGACGTTATGTTGGCTTCTGCTTCAGATGCAATTATTATCGGATTTAATGTTCGTCCTGCAGGTAATGCTAGACAATTGGCCGATAAAGAAGAAATTGATATCCGTTACTACTCTATCATCTACGCAGCTATCGATGACTTGAAAGATGCAATGGAAGGAATGTTAGCGCCAGAAATGAAAGAAGAAGTACTTGGTACTGCTGAAATCAGAGAGATATTTAAAATTTCTAAAGTTGGTTCTATCGCTGGTTGTATGGTTATGGATGGTAAAATTGCCAAAAATGCCAAAATCAGAATTATTAGAGATGGTGTAGTTGTATTTACTGGAGAGCTTCTTGCATTGAAACGTTTCAAAGATGATGTTAAAGAGGTTGCTAAAGGATACGATTGTGGTATTCAAATAAAAGGTTACAACGACATCGAAGAAAGAGATGTAATTGAAGCTTACCATGAAGTAGCTATCAAAAAGAAATTGAAATAA
- the rimP gene encoding ribosome assembly cofactor RimP, translating to MTFKEKVKQVVDEALQEKPSIFLIDLTITDSFKVIVGIDGDNGVVLQDCIDVSRAVEGNLDREEQDFSLEVASVGVGSPLKLVRQYKKNIGRTLIVKTNNENIEAELVEANDLFIILSWKAREAKKVGKGKETVQKELQIPYTDIKEAVVTVTF from the coding sequence ATGACATTTAAAGAGAAAGTAAAGCAAGTAGTAGATGAAGCTCTTCAGGAAAAGCCATCTATTTTTTTAATTGACTTGACGATAACGGATAGTTTTAAAGTAATTGTTGGTATTGATGGAGATAATGGAGTGGTTTTACAAGACTGTATTGATGTAAGTCGTGCTGTTGAGGGGAACTTAGATAGAGAAGAACAAGATTTCTCATTAGAGGTTGCTTCGGTAGGGGTTGGTTCTCCGTTAAAATTAGTTAGACAGTATAAGAAAAACATTGGTAGAACTTTAATTGTTAAAACCAATAATGAAAATATTGAGGCAGAATTAGTTGAAGCTAATGATCTTTTTATAATTTTGTCTTGGAAAGCTAGAGAAGCCAAAAAAGTGGGTAAGGGAAAAGAGACAGTTCAAAAAGAATTACAGATTCCTTACACAGATATTAAAGAAGCAGTTGTTACAGTAACATTTTAA
- a CDS encoding polysaccharide deacetylase family protein: MKLYWVKTNTFIKKIFSNYVWDIPNTANKVYITFDDGPTPDVTNWVLEELKKYQAKATFFCIGKNIESNPDLFKKVIDEGHAIGNHTFNHYNGWKTNTEDYLKNIFQCQTEINKINSANNKLFRPPYGKIKTSQSKRLKQLGYRVIMWDVLSADFDQTITPEKCLENVLQNVVSGSIIIFHDSVKGFKNLEYVLPQSLKILKERGFTFDTIQ; the protein is encoded by the coding sequence ATGAAACTCTATTGGGTTAAAACAAATACATTTATAAAAAAAATATTCTCCAATTATGTATGGGACATTCCAAATACAGCGAATAAAGTTTATATAACTTTTGATGATGGACCTACTCCTGATGTAACAAATTGGGTTTTGGAAGAATTAAAAAAATACCAAGCAAAAGCAACATTTTTTTGTATTGGAAAAAACATAGAAAGTAATCCGGATCTATTCAAAAAGGTAATCGATGAAGGACATGCAATAGGAAATCACACTTTCAATCATTATAATGGATGGAAAACAAATACAGAAGATTACTTAAAAAACATATTTCAATGTCAAACTGAAATTAATAAAATAAACTCCGCAAATAACAAGCTCTTCCGTCCGCCTTATGGCAAAATAAAAACATCACAATCTAAAAGATTGAAACAGTTAGGCTATAGAGTAATTATGTGGGATGTTCTCAGTGCTGATTTTGACCAAACCATAACACCTGAAAAATGTCTGGAAAATGTACTTCAAAATGTAGTTTCGGGAAGTATAATCATTTTTCATGACAGTGTAAAAGGATTCAAGAACCTAGAATATGTACTCCCTCAATCATTAAAAATATTAAAAGAAAGAGGCTTTACATTTGATACAATACAGTAA
- a CDS encoding DUF2723 domain-containing protein: MTSFNFNKWNTITGWFAFSIALITYTLTVEPTMSFWDCGEYIATAAKLEVGHPPGAPLFQMIGAFFAMFALDKEHIALMVNMTSVFSSAFTILFMFWSSTMILKKVISQYTEINKDNAIVILGSSLVGSLAYTFSDSFWFNAVEAEVYAMASLLISLLLWLGLRWEQDMDTPKGHKWLLIISLVVGLSFGVHFMALLTIPAIGFLYFFKNYKVVTVKNFIIANIVVVSVLLFIFKLLLPLTMAFFGKTEVFMVNSMGLPFNSGTIFVTLLLIAFFYFGLNFTRKKGLVHYNTLILCILFILIGFSTWLMLPIRANSDTVINENRPSDAAEVLAYYNREQYGVNPLFYGPQYTESFVGLDPTTPYLDKAPNYERDYKTGKYVIVNNYKNAEQNSDDSQKTILPRMWSTEHIENYINFTHPPVFRIDPNHDYDEDLTKYGLDPNKLSEEDYNKATAQLKNETEKTVSEFRQAYAQKQIDNDGYVAFLQHYKDYLIIDKPTTADNFSFMFEYQFGYMYWRYLMWNFVGRQNDEQGRYDYLDGNWISGIPFVDNTHIISQDNLPNDVLNNKGRNVYFFLPFILGLIGIMYHASKDRKSFYVLFALFLFMGIALKIYLNERPFEPRERDYALVGSFYVFAIWIGFGVYSLYESFQKYLSPKIAGPIFIGASLLAAPVLMAYQNWDDHDRSGKYTATAMAKAYLESCDTNAILFTIGDNDTFPLWYAQEIEGIRTDIKIVNTSLFMTDWYIDQMKRKAYQSNALPISFTHDEYVGDKLDYVAHIPKTESRWDLKAFITFIKDPRSTVEMQNGQTIHFYPTNKIRIPIDKANIIKNKIVDPKLNDSIVSYIDIDIKGSAIYKNRLMMLDLINNNNWKRPVYFSGGAFDAEDYLWMKDYLQLEGMVYKLVPIKTALPEDSGQMDMGRIDTENMYAKVMKWDWGNSDSDKIYHDPETRRESLTYRMNLARLMKQLTAEGKIDKAKKIIELAMTKMPLDKFGYYSLVEPFAKGYYDVGEKAKAHDLLEKLMGKYKENLNYYAKLIPSEQSDVSIEIITDLERYRSLLTVMQESNDIEYYNSSKKTFNTYIEIFARFGRKKE, from the coding sequence ATGACATCATTCAATTTCAACAAATGGAATACCATTACAGGTTGGTTTGCATTTTCAATCGCATTAATAACCTATACACTTACTGTTGAACCCACCATGAGTTTTTGGGATTGTGGGGAATATATAGCTACTGCTGCAAAACTGGAGGTTGGACATCCACCTGGAGCTCCTTTATTTCAAATGATTGGTGCTTTCTTTGCAATGTTTGCTCTAGATAAAGAACACATTGCTTTGATGGTAAACATGACTTCGGTTTTTTCAAGTGCGTTTACTATATTATTTATGTTTTGGTCTTCGACTATGATTTTAAAAAAAGTTATAAGTCAATATACCGAAATCAACAAAGATAATGCCATTGTAATACTCGGAAGTTCTTTAGTAGGTTCACTAGCTTATACTTTCTCTGACAGTTTTTGGTTTAATGCAGTAGAAGCTGAAGTTTATGCCATGGCAAGCTTACTTATTTCATTACTTTTATGGTTAGGTCTGCGCTGGGAACAAGACATGGATACACCTAAAGGTCATAAATGGTTATTAATAATTTCACTTGTTGTTGGATTGTCTTTTGGGGTTCACTTCATGGCTCTCCTAACTATTCCTGCTATTGGTTTTTTATATTTCTTCAAAAACTACAAAGTAGTAACCGTTAAAAATTTCATAATCGCAAACATTGTAGTTGTTTCTGTTTTGCTTTTTATATTCAAATTATTATTACCCCTAACCATGGCATTCTTTGGTAAAACCGAAGTTTTTATGGTTAATTCAATGGGACTACCTTTTAATTCAGGAACCATATTTGTAACACTGCTTCTTATTGCTTTCTTTTATTTTGGATTGAATTTCACTCGTAAAAAAGGATTAGTGCATTACAACACCTTAATTCTATGCATCCTTTTTATTCTTATAGGATTCTCAACTTGGTTAATGTTACCTATTCGTGCTAATTCTGATACCGTAATCAACGAAAACAGACCATCAGATGCAGCAGAGGTCTTGGCTTACTACAATAGAGAGCAATATGGAGTAAATCCTTTGTTTTACGGCCCTCAATACACGGAAAGCTTTGTAGGACTAGATCCAACAACTCCTTATTTAGACAAAGCTCCCAATTACGAGAGAGACTACAAAACGGGCAAATATGTAATTGTAAATAATTATAAGAATGCTGAACAAAATTCTGATGACTCTCAAAAAACAATTTTGCCGAGAATGTGGAGTACCGAGCATATTGAAAACTATATAAACTTCACACATCCACCAGTATTTCGTATAGATCCTAATCACGATTATGATGAAGATTTAACAAAATATGGATTAGATCCAAATAAATTAAGCGAGGAAGATTACAACAAAGCGACTGCACAATTAAAAAATGAAACTGAAAAAACTGTTTCTGAGTTTAGACAAGCCTATGCTCAAAAACAAATTGACAACGATGGTTATGTTGCTTTCCTACAACATTACAAAGATTATTTAATCATTGATAAACCAACTACTGCAGACAATTTCAGCTTTATGTTTGAATACCAGTTTGGCTATATGTATTGGAGGTATTTAATGTGGAATTTTGTTGGAAGACAAAATGATGAACAAGGAAGATATGACTATCTTGACGGAAACTGGATAAGTGGAATTCCATTCGTAGATAATACACACATAATTTCTCAAGATAATTTACCTAACGATGTTTTAAACAATAAAGGTAGAAACGTTTATTTCTTCTTACCATTCATACTTGGTTTGATTGGAATTATGTATCATGCCAGCAAAGACAGAAAAAGCTTTTATGTACTATTTGCTCTTTTCCTTTTTATGGGAATCGCGTTGAAAATCTACCTAAACGAAAGACCTTTTGAACCTCGTGAAAGAGACTACGCTTTAGTAGGCTCATTTTATGTATTTGCAATCTGGATTGGTTTTGGTGTATATTCATTATATGAAAGTTTCCAAAAATATCTTTCTCCAAAAATTGCAGGACCCATTTTCATAGGAGCTTCTTTATTGGCTGCCCCAGTATTAATGGCTTATCAAAACTGGGATGATCACGACCGTTCTGGTAAATACACTGCAACTGCAATGGCAAAAGCTTATTTAGAGTCTTGTGATACAAATGCAATTTTATTTACTATTGGAGATAATGACACCTTCCCTCTTTGGTACGCCCAAGAAATTGAAGGAATTCGTACCGATATTAAAATTGTCAACACCAGTTTATTTATGACAGATTGGTATATTGATCAAATGAAGAGAAAAGCATACCAATCTAATGCCTTGCCTATTTCATTTACTCATGATGAGTATGTGGGTGACAAGCTAGATTATGTAGCACATATACCTAAAACAGAAAGCCGTTGGGACTTAAAAGCTTTTATAACATTCATAAAAGATCCAAGATCAACCGTAGAAATGCAAAACGGGCAAACGATACATTTTTATCCAACTAATAAAATCAGAATCCCTATAGACAAAGCCAATATTATTAAAAACAAGATCGTTGATCCAAAATTAAATGATTCTATTGTTTCTTATATTGACATTGATATAAAAGGAAGTGCCATATACAAAAACAGGCTGATGATGTTAGACCTTATCAATAACAACAACTGGAAAAGGCCTGTTTATTTTAGTGGAGGAGCGTTTGATGCTGAAGATTACTTGTGGATGAAAGATTACCTTCAATTGGAAGGTATGGTATATAAATTAGTCCCAATAAAAACAGCATTGCCAGAAGATTCAGGTCAAATGGATATGGGGCGAATTGACACAGAAAACATGTACGCAAAAGTAATGAAGTGGGACTGGGGAAATAGTGATAGTGATAAAATATATCACGATCCAGAAACCCGCAGAGAAAGTCTTACTTACAGAATGAATTTAGCGCGATTGATGAAACAACTCACCGCTGAAGGAAAGATAGACAAAGCAAAAAAAATCATTGAATTGGCAATGACAAAAATGCCTTTGGACAAATTTGGATATTACTCATTAGTTGAACCATTTGCAAAAGGATATTATGACGTTGGCGAAAAAGCAAAAGCTCATGATTTACTAGAAAAATTAATGGGTAAATATAAAGAGAACCTTAATTACTATGCTAAATTAATTCCATCTGAACAATCTGATGTAAGCATTGAAATCATTACCGATCTTGAAAGATATAGAAGCTTATTAACTGTAATGCAAGAAAGTAACGATATTGAATATTACAATTCCAGCAAAAAAACTTTCAATACATATATTGAGATATTTGCTCGATTTGGACGCAAAAAAGAATAA
- a CDS encoding co-chaperone YbbN, whose amino-acid sequence MSKFGELINTQVPVLIDFYTDWNEPSLSMHPVIKDVAAALGDKVKVIMIDVDKNQELADALRIKGLPTLMIYKEGMMIWRQSGELDANTLIGIVQEQI is encoded by the coding sequence ATGTCAAAATTTGGAGAACTTATAAATACACAAGTTCCAGTGTTAATAGACTTTTACACAGATTGGAACGAACCATCGCTATCGATGCATCCAGTTATAAAAGATGTAGCGGCAGCCCTTGGGGATAAAGTAAAAGTTATCATGATCGATGTGGATAAGAATCAAGAATTAGCCGATGCTCTACGTATCAAAGGCTTACCTACCTTGATGATTTATAAGGAAGGTATGATGATCTGGAGACAATCTGGTGAGCTTGATGCTAATACCTTAATAGGAATTGTACAAGAACAAATATAA
- a CDS encoding universal stress protein, with amino-acid sequence MKKILIPTDFSKYADEAIEVGAQIAKKNGSEIILIHMLELPTHMNDAISGETSIPEIMLFKRKADETLKNIKNRPYLTGIKITEVVRLDGAYNGIINYTKQNNDIDLIVMGSHGATGINEILVGSNTEKVVRQSETPVLVIKNKTENFNASNIVFASDFSKEIKKPFKKVLEFTKLFGSKLNLVMICTPNSFKSTSAARKIVTEFVADFDMPEYSFETYNESNIEKGILNYSNETNGDVIAFCTHGRTALSHFFTGSISEDLVNHSSKPVLTFRV; translated from the coding sequence ATGAAAAAAATTCTTATCCCAACTGATTTTTCAAAATATGCTGATGAAGCTATTGAAGTTGGCGCACAAATTGCAAAAAAAAACGGCAGCGAAATCATCTTAATTCACATGTTGGAATTACCTACACACATGAATGATGCCATCTCTGGAGAAACAAGCATACCAGAAATCATGCTATTTAAACGCAAAGCTGATGAAACGCTGAAAAACATAAAAAACCGTCCTTATCTAACAGGAATAAAAATCACCGAAGTTGTCAGACTTGATGGCGCTTATAACGGAATCATCAATTACACCAAACAAAACAATGACATCGATTTAATTGTCATGGGATCTCATGGAGCCACTGGCATCAATGAAATCCTAGTTGGATCTAACACCGAGAAAGTAGTAAGACAATCGGAAACACCTGTTTTAGTCATTAAAAATAAAACAGAAAACTTCAATGCATCAAATATTGTTTTTGCTTCTGACTTTTCTAAAGAAATCAAAAAACCTTTTAAAAAGGTATTAGAATTCACCAAACTATTTGGCTCTAAATTAAACTTAGTAATGATCTGCACTCCCAATAGCTTTAAAAGCACCTCGGCAGCTCGCAAGATCGTAACAGAATTCGTCGCTGATTTTGACATGCCTGAGTACTCTTTTGAAACATACAACGAGAGCAACATCGAAAAAGGAATTTTAAATTATTCGAACGAAACTAATGGAGATGTAATTGCTTTTTGCACTCACGGAAGAACTGCACTGAGTCATTTTTTCACAGGTAGCATCTCTGAGGATTTAGTAAATCATTCTTCAAAACCAGTTTTAACATTTAGAGTATAA
- a CDS encoding 5'-methylthioadenosine/adenosylhomocysteine nucleosidase: MNVKRIGILGAMPEEISGIVSLLKDKQEVIKGMRKYYTGIINDVEVVVVFSRWGKVASATTVTHLIIEFGITELIFTGVAGAINKDLNIGDIVIADSLVQHDLDARPIMDRFEIPLLGKTELFPPKKNLNRIIDRVAELVKNEGLINLLSLKQQESFLLINQKVVVGQIASGDKFFSSDLDKENLLAILPDVLCVEMEGAAVAQVCFEYDVSYVIIRIISDVANENAVVNFNEFVSQVASKFGVEIILNLIG; this comes from the coding sequence ATGAATGTAAAACGTATTGGAATTCTGGGTGCAATGCCCGAAGAGATCAGTGGAATTGTTTCCTTGCTTAAAGATAAACAAGAAGTAATTAAAGGAATGCGAAAGTATTATACTGGTATAATAAATGATGTTGAAGTTGTTGTGGTTTTTTCTCGTTGGGGGAAAGTTGCTTCCGCCACTACGGTAACTCATTTAATTATTGAGTTTGGAATAACGGAGTTAATATTTACAGGTGTTGCAGGAGCAATTAATAAAGATTTGAATATTGGTGATATTGTTATCGCAGATAGTTTAGTGCAACATGATTTGGATGCTCGTCCTATAATGGATCGCTTTGAAATACCACTTTTAGGAAAAACAGAACTCTTTCCGCCTAAAAAAAATCTGAATAGAATTATTGATAGAGTAGCTGAGTTGGTTAAGAATGAGGGTTTAATTAATTTACTTTCGTTAAAACAGCAAGAATCATTTTTATTGATAAATCAAAAAGTTGTAGTTGGACAAATAGCTAGTGGTGATAAATTTTTCTCTAGTGACCTGGATAAAGAAAATCTTTTAGCTATTCTTCCAGATGTTTTATGTGTTGAAATGGAAGGAGCTGCAGTAGCTCAAGTCTGTTTTGAATATGATGTTTCTTATGTGATTATTCGTATTATTTCTGATGTTGCAAATGAAAATGCTGTAGTAAATTTTAATGAATTTGTCTCACAAGTTGCTTCGAAATTCGGTGTTGAAATTATTCTTAACCTTATTGGATAA